The Clostridium sporogenes genome contains a region encoding:
- a CDS encoding AI-2E family transporter: MKKCYKNLYCKLLFFILVFLVFFIILIKNTIVRDILSLFFISFVIYYILKPIHTFLKHKGINKKFSALLLVVTLIIIIGVFIISIIPAIIKEGYNITSSVGYIQKYIDYIYNKINLLNNNKILGGILNKINGKIENYTVSIGENILNKFVGLGENILDYAVIPIIVYYFLAAGDKITQKFFMIFPVKIRGIVKNVFEDIDKILARYIISQIILCLIITILTFLVLVGLGIKLPILLSLINGFFNIIPYFGPVIGSLPAILIAFTKSPKTALWALILLYSIQQIEGDILSPKITGDSVDMHPLTVILLLLIGGKIYGFVGMVLAIPIGVIMKIIYEDLNYYLF, encoded by the coding sequence ATGAAGAAATGCTATAAAAATTTGTACTGTAAACTATTATTTTTTATATTAGTATTCCTAGTATTTTTTATCATACTTATAAAAAATACTATAGTAAGAGATATACTTTCCTTATTTTTTATATCATTTGTTATATATTATATACTAAAACCTATACATACATTTTTAAAGCATAAGGGTATAAATAAGAAATTTTCTGCATTACTTTTAGTTGTTACATTAATAATAATTATAGGAGTTTTTATTATTTCTATAATACCTGCCATAATAAAAGAAGGGTACAATATAACAAGTTCTGTAGGCTATATTCAGAAATATATAGATTATATATATAATAAAATAAATTTATTAAATAATAATAAAATTTTAGGTGGTATTTTAAATAAAATAAATGGGAAAATTGAAAATTATACGGTATCAATTGGAGAAAATATTTTAAATAAATTTGTAGGGCTTGGAGAAAATATATTGGATTATGCAGTTATTCCTATAATAGTATATTATTTTTTAGCTGCAGGAGATAAAATAACACAAAAATTTTTTATGATTTTTCCTGTTAAGATAAGAGGTATAGTAAAAAATGTATTTGAGGACATAGATAAAATTTTAGCACGATATATTATAAGTCAAATAATATTATGTTTAATAATAACAATACTTACTTTCTTAGTCTTAGTAGGTCTAGGCATAAAATTACCTATATTATTATCTTTGATAAATGGTTTTTTCAATATAATACCTTATTTTGGGCCGGTTATAGGATCCTTGCCAGCTATATTAATAGCCTTTACAAAATCACCTAAAACAGCTTTGTGGGCTTTAATTTTATTATATTCTATACAACAAATAGAAGGGGATATACTGTCTCCTAAAATCACAGGAGATAGTGTAGATATGCATCCTTTAACAGTTATATTGCTTCTTTTAATAGGAGGAAAAATATATGGCTTTGTAGGAATGGTTTTAGCTATACCTATAGGAGTTATAATGAAAATTATATATGAGGATTTAAATTATTATTTATTTTAA
- a CDS encoding PRC-barrel domain-containing protein, with product MYRSKYFKYMNVYYSNGKKAGFIKDILIDFNEEKIIGFCVSSYKILNKNNIVLVEDIISINKNMVVKKLERGKYLSFNDIKHLEVIDIEGVLMGVIEDIIIDEDNFKMAAIIISMGFLNNFIKGKKIISPNEIILGEKNLLYFNYKSRNLDFKIMIKNKINT from the coding sequence ATGTATAGAAGCAAATATTTTAAATATATGAATGTATACTATAGTAATGGTAAAAAAGCAGGTTTTATAAAGGATATATTAATAGATTTTAATGAAGAAAAAATTATAGGTTTTTGTGTGAGTTCTTATAAAATATTAAATAAAAATAATATAGTGCTTGTAGAGGATATAATATCAATAAATAAAAATATGGTAGTAAAAAAATTAGAAAGAGGAAAGTATTTGAGCTTTAATGATATAAAGCATTTAGAGGTTATAGATATAGAGGGAGTTTTAATGGGGGTTATTGAAGATATAATAATAGATGAAGATAATTTTAAAATGGCTGCCATTATAATATCTATGGGATTTTTAAATAATTTTATAAAAGGTAAAAAAATAATAAGTCCAAATGAAATAATATTAGGAGAAAAAAATTTACTTTACTTTAATTACAAAAGTAGAAATTTAGATTTTAAAATTATGATTAAAAACAAAATAAATACATAG
- a CDS encoding ribonuclease J, producing MRVDKERDKVKDRVKDKEKDKVKIIPLGGLNEIGKNLTVIEYKNDIVVIDCGLKFPDDDMLGIDVVIPDITYLKKNINKVKGIFLTHGHEDHIGALPYVLREVNVPVYGTKLTLGIVETKLKEHGLLSSVELKCIKPREIIRLQNVSVEFIRTSHSIADTVAIAIHTPLGVVLHTGDFKIDYTPIDGHVTDLARFAEIGKRGVIAMMADSTNVERPGYTMSESTVGEAFLNIFSGVKGRIIVATFASHIHRIQQIIRAAEKFKRKVAVSGRSMENIMEVAMKLGYIKAEKNIFISIDAINKYPDDQVVIITTGSQGEPMSALSRMAASEHKKVNIKPGDKVIISATPIPGNEKLVSRVINQLFKKGADVIYETLADIHVSGHACQEELKLMHTLLRPKYFIPVHGEYRHLKQHGELACQLGLPENHVMVSDIGDVIEVSRECIRKNGSVVSGQVFVDGLGVGDVGNIVLRDRKHLSQDGILTVVVTIEKVSGSVIAGPDIISRGFVYVRESEDLMEEAKDLVKKALEECERNHITEWAAIKTNIKDVLRGFLYEKTKRKPMILPIIMEI from the coding sequence TTGCGAGTGGACAAAGAAAGAGATAAAGTAAAAGATAGAGTAAAAGATAAGGAGAAGGATAAAGTAAAGATTATTCCTTTAGGCGGCTTGAATGAAATTGGCAAAAATTTAACTGTTATAGAATATAAAAATGATATAGTAGTTATAGATTGCGGCCTTAAGTTTCCAGACGACGATATGTTAGGGATAGATGTGGTTATTCCTGATATAACTTATCTTAAAAAGAATATCAATAAAGTAAAAGGTATATTTTTAACTCATGGTCATGAAGATCATATAGGAGCATTGCCCTATGTTTTGAGAGAAGTAAATGTACCAGTATACGGAACTAAGCTTACATTAGGCATAGTAGAAACCAAGTTAAAAGAACATGGACTACTAAGTTCTGTAGAGTTAAAATGCATAAAGCCAAGGGAAATAATTAGACTTCAAAATGTTTCTGTGGAATTTATAAGAACTAGCCACAGTATAGCAGACACAGTAGCTATAGCTATACATACACCTTTGGGGGTTGTTCTCCATACAGGAGACTTTAAAATAGACTACACCCCTATAGATGGTCATGTTACAGATTTAGCTAGATTTGCTGAAATAGGCAAGCGTGGAGTTATAGCTATGATGGCAGATAGTACAAATGTAGAAAGGCCAGGCTATACCATGTCAGAAAGTACTGTAGGGGAAGCTTTTCTAAATATATTCTCAGGGGTTAAAGGAAGAATAATTGTTGCTACTTTTGCATCTCACATCCATAGAATTCAACAAATAATAAGAGCTGCTGAAAAATTCAAAAGAAAAGTAGCAGTTTCCGGTAGGAGTATGGAAAATATTATGGAAGTAGCTATGAAGCTTGGATATATAAAAGCAGAAAAAAATATATTTATAAGCATAGATGCTATAAATAAATATCCAGATGACCAAGTAGTTATAATAACTACAGGAAGTCAAGGAGAACCTATGTCAGCTCTTTCTAGAATGGCAGCTTCAGAGCATAAAAAAGTAAATATAAAGCCTGGCGATAAGGTAATTATATCTGCAACACCTATTCCAGGTAATGAAAAATTAGTATCTAGGGTGATAAATCAGTTATTTAAAAAGGGTGCAGATGTCATATATGAAACACTTGCAGATATACATGTATCTGGTCATGCATGCCAGGAAGAACTTAAACTTATGCATACATTACTAAGACCTAAATATTTTATACCTGTTCATGGAGAGTATAGACACTTAAAACAACATGGAGAACTTGCTTGTCAATTAGGATTACCAGAAAACCATGTTATGGTTTCAGATATAGGTGATGTTATAGAAGTAAGTAGGGAATGCATTAGAAAAAATGGCTCTGTAGTATCAGGTCAAGTATTTGTAGATGGACTAGGTGTAGGAGACGTAGGGAATATAGTATTAAGAGATAGAAAACACTTATCTCAAGATGGTATATTAACAGTAGTTGTTACTATAGAAAAGGTTTCAGGTTCTGTTATTGCAGGCCCTGATATAATATCAAGAGGTTTTGTTTATGTAAGAGAATCAGAGGATTTAATGGAAGAAGCTAAAGATTTAGTAAAAAAAGCTCTAGAAGAATGTGAAAGAAATCATATTACAGAATGGGCTGCAATTAAAACGAATATAAAAGATGTTTTAAGAGGATTCTTATATGAAAAAACAAAGAGAAAACCTATGATATTACCAATTATAATGGAAATATAG
- the typA gene encoding translational GTPase TypA, translating to MSLFVRNDIRNVAIIAHVDHGKTTLVDALLRQSHVFRDNEKVEERVMDSNDIEKERGITILSKNTAVNYNGIKINIVDTPGHADFGGEVERVLKMVDSVLLVVDSYEGAMPQTKFVTKKALELNLKPIVVINKIDKPDGRPEEVLDEIFDLFVELGANDDQLDFPVIYCSARDGIAKNEMEDESDNMEALFEAIIKNVKSPEGHIDKPLQMLVTTIDYNEYVGKIGIGKIERGSIKKNQQVALIRKDGKVENVKISSLYVYDGLARIETEEAKLGDIVAVAGIPDINIGETVADVNEPEALPFVEIDEPTLSMNFMVNDSPFAGQDGKFVTSRHLRDRLIKELETNVSLRVEDTDRAECFKVSGRGELHLSVLIETMRREGYEFQVSKPTVIFKEENGKKLEPIERLTIDVPEEFMGVVMEKLGPRKAEMINMTSAINGYTRLEFKVPARGLIGFRNEFMTDTKGNGIMNHVLEDYEAYKGEIPERSRGSLVVFESGEAITYGLFNAQERGILFLEPGTPVYAGMIAGQCSRTGDIDVNVCKKKHLSNTRSSGADEALKLVPVTKMSLEQCLEFVASDELVEVTPKNIRMRKKILNSELRRKATIRKK from the coding sequence ATGAGTTTATTTGTTAGAAATGACATTAGAAATGTGGCAATAATCGCTCACGTTGACCACGGTAAGACAACACTTGTAGATGCACTTTTGAGACAAAGCCACGTTTTTAGAGACAACGAAAAGGTAGAGGAAAGAGTTATGGACTCTAATGACATAGAAAAAGAAAGAGGAATAACTATATTATCTAAAAATACTGCCGTAAATTATAACGGTATTAAGATAAATATAGTAGATACTCCAGGACACGCGGATTTTGGAGGAGAAGTTGAACGTGTGCTAAAAATGGTAGATAGTGTATTATTAGTAGTAGATTCCTATGAAGGAGCTATGCCACAAACAAAGTTTGTTACTAAAAAGGCATTAGAACTTAACCTTAAGCCAATAGTGGTAATAAATAAGATTGATAAACCAGATGGTAGACCAGAAGAAGTTCTAGATGAAATATTTGACTTGTTCGTAGAGCTTGGAGCTAATGATGATCAATTAGATTTCCCAGTAATATATTGTTCAGCTAGAGACGGTATAGCTAAAAATGAAATGGAAGATGAATCAGATAATATGGAAGCTTTATTTGAAGCTATAATTAAAAATGTTAAATCACCAGAAGGACATATAGATAAACCATTACAAATGTTAGTAACTACTATAGATTATAATGAATATGTAGGTAAAATAGGTATTGGTAAAATAGAAAGAGGAAGCATAAAGAAGAATCAACAGGTAGCTTTAATAAGAAAAGATGGAAAAGTAGAAAATGTAAAAATATCTTCACTATATGTTTACGATGGATTAGCAAGAATAGAGACAGAAGAAGCTAAACTAGGAGATATAGTAGCGGTAGCAGGTATACCAGATATTAATATAGGAGAAACTGTAGCGGATGTTAATGAACCAGAAGCTCTTCCTTTTGTAGAGATAGATGAGCCTACATTAAGCATGAACTTTATGGTTAATGATTCTCCTTTTGCAGGACAAGATGGTAAGTTTGTTACATCAAGACATTTAAGAGATAGACTTATAAAAGAATTAGAAACTAATGTTAGCTTAAGGGTAGAAGATACAGATAGAGCAGAATGCTTTAAAGTAAGTGGAAGAGGAGAACTTCATTTATCTGTATTAATAGAAACTATGAGAAGAGAAGGTTACGAATTCCAAGTTTCAAAACCAACAGTTATATTTAAAGAAGAAAATGGTAAAAAATTAGAACCTATTGAAAGATTAACTATAGATGTACCAGAAGAATTTATGGGTGTAGTTATGGAAAAATTAGGACCAAGAAAAGCTGAGATGATTAATATGACTTCAGCTATAAATGGTTATACAAGATTAGAATTTAAAGTTCCAGCAAGAGGATTAATAGGATTCAGAAATGAATTTATGACTGATACTAAGGGAAATGGTATAATGAACCATGTATTAGAAGATTATGAAGCATATAAAGGAGAGATACCTGAAAGATCAAGAGGATCATTAGTAGTATTTGAATCTGGAGAAGCTATAACTTATGGATTGTTTAATGCTCAAGAAAGAGGAATACTATTTTTAGAACCAGGAACCCCAGTATATGCAGGTATGATAGCAGGACAATGTTCTAGAACAGGGGATATAGATGTTAATGTATGTAAGAAAAAGCATTTATCTAATACTAGATCTTCAGGTGCTGATGAAGCTTTAAAGTTAGTTCCAGTTACAAAAATGTCTTTAGAACAATGTCTTGAATTCGTAGCATCTGATGAATTAGTAGAAGTTACTCCAAAAAATATAAGAATGAGAAAGAAAATATTAAATTCAGAATTAAGAAGAAAAGCTACAATAAGAAAAAAATAA
- a CDS encoding IreB family regulatory phosphoprotein gives MSGDKTIQFDPVENKKTLTKEILTKVYNSLLEKGYNPVNQLVGYLISGDPTYITNYNGARSLVIKLERDEILEEVIKSYLGIN, from the coding sequence ATGAGTGGAGATAAAACAATACAATTTGATCCTGTAGAAAATAAAAAAACATTAACAAAAGAAATACTTACAAAAGTTTATAATTCTTTGCTAGAGAAAGGTTATAATCCAGTAAATCAACTAGTGGGATATTTGATCTCTGGTGATCCAACTTATATAACTAATTATAATGGAGCTAGGTCTTTAGTTATAAAGCTAGAAAGAGATGAAATACTAGAGGAAGTAATAAAATCATATTTAGGGATAAATTAA
- the ruvX gene encoding Holliday junction resolvase RuvX — protein MRILGLDIGDRTIGVAISDPLGFTAQGITTIRRKSEAYDLEEIKKICDEYEVDTIVSGLPKNMNGTLGPQSEKVLEFCDLIKEHVNIEIKMWDERLTTVAATRAMLEADLSRSKRKKIVDKIAATYILQGYLDSLSK, from the coding sequence ATGAGAATATTAGGGCTAGATATAGGTGATAGAACTATTGGGGTAGCTATAAGTGATCCATTAGGTTTTACAGCACAAGGAATTACAACTATAAGAAGAAAAAGTGAAGCATATGATTTGGAAGAGATAAAAAAAATATGTGATGAATATGAAGTAGATACTATAGTATCAGGGCTTCCTAAAAATATGAATGGTACATTAGGACCGCAAAGTGAAAAGGTCCTAGAATTTTGTGATTTAATAAAAGAACATGTGAATATTGAAATAAAAATGTGGGACGAAAGATTAACCACTGTAGCGGCTACTAGAGCTATGCTAGAGGCGGATTTATCTCGCTCAAAGAGGAAAAAAATAGTAGATAAAATAGCTGCTACTTATATATTACAAGGATACTTAGATAGTTTATCAAAATAA
- a CDS encoding Fur family transcriptional regulator — protein MADFKREEIEKLKEELKSKGYKLTPQRRAIIDMIKKHEGSHLTTEELYDLVKEECPEIGLATVYRTVQLLEEMGVIYKLDLDDGCSRYELVNEDENHQHHHLICSKCNKVIEVKDDFLEDLEENIEEEYNFKIENHSLKFYGICKECQGK, from the coding sequence GTGGCAGATTTTAAGAGAGAAGAAATTGAAAAGTTAAAAGAAGAATTAAAATCTAAGGGATATAAGTTAACTCCTCAAAGAAGAGCAATTATAGATATGATAAAGAAACACGAGGGTAGCCATTTAACTACAGAAGAGTTATACGATTTAGTAAAAGAGGAATGCCCAGAAATAGGTCTTGCAACGGTATATAGAACAGTACAACTTTTAGAAGAAATGGGTGTTATATATAAATTAGACCTAGATGATGGATGTAGTAGATATGAATTGGTAAATGAAGATGAAAATCATCAGCACCATCACTTAATATGTAGTAAGTGTAATAAGGTAATAGAGGTTAAGGATGATTTCTTAGAAGATTTAGAAGAAAATATTGAAGAAGAATATAATTTTAAAATAGAGAATCATAGTTTAAAGTTCTACGGTATCTGCAAGGAATGTCAAGGAAAATAA
- a CDS encoding DUF1292 domain-containing protein, with protein MDNNIDTITLTDEEGKETEFEVITKLDIEDKEYVVVVPKDEEVDEAIALRIDNNDKGEEVLVPVEEDEEFNMVAEAYELLFSEE; from the coding sequence ATGGATAATAATATAGATACAATAACATTAACAGATGAAGAAGGAAAAGAAACTGAATTTGAAGTAATAACAAAGCTTGATATAGAAGATAAAGAATATGTAGTTGTAGTTCCAAAGGATGAAGAAGTAGATGAGGCCATAGCTCTTAGAATAGATAATAATGATAAGGGTGAAGAAGTGCTAGTACCAGTAGAAGAAGATGAAGAATTTAATATGGTAGCAGAGGCTTATGAATTGTTATTTTCAGAAGAATAA
- the alaS gene encoding alanine--tRNA ligase, with product MERMGLNEIREEYLKFFESKAHFRLPSFSLVPKNDKSLLLINAGMAPLKPYFTGLQVPPSKRVTTCQKCVRTGDIENVGKTSRHGTFFEMMGNFSFGDYFKEEVIPWAWEFTTEVLKLPKEKLYVTIYEEDDEALDIWVNKTDVDPKRIFRLGKEDNFWEHGLGPCGPCSEIHFDRGAGEVKTSEEFVKASDEDKIVEFWNLVFTQFDKDEEGNYNRLVNPNIDTGMGLERMATIMQNVDSIFEVDTIKSVLDQVCKLSGANYKEDRVKDISIRIITDHIRSITFMISDGILPSNEGRGYVLRRLLRRAARHGKTLGINNTFLYNLTDIVIQNCYKNYPELEEKKEYIKKVIKLEEERFDETIDAGMQILNDYIKEVKNNNHKVLSGDKAFKLYDTYGFPVELTEEILEEQDIKIDKEGFNKEMKEQRERARSAREETNYMGAEDTILNKIDLSINTQFEGYDKLELKSKVVLIVKNEEFKNQIEKGNKGVIVTYNTPFYAEMGGQIGDTGTIYNDNFKAEVLDCKKNISGKILHFVKVLEGKVGLEDEVILKVNEERRNSIRKNHTATHILHAALIKVVGDHVQQSGSYVDDERLRFDFSHFEAVSETELKEVEKIVNKEIMKANVVNTKVMNIGEAKEQGAIALFDNKYKDDVRVVSVGEFSKELCGGTHVGNSGEIGMFKIVSEAGVAAGIRRIEAVTGFKAMEYVNHKNDILKDAAQILKCNEKELLNKLSHQVLEMKEKEKEIDALKLKLASGAEDEILNNIKEIKGVKVAAAAVKDIDGNALRDLGDKIRDNMQSGVVVLGSNYKGKVLFVAMATKDTVAKGVHCGKIIKEVATIAGGGGGGRPDMAQAGGKDPNKLEEAIKTVETVVESLVK from the coding sequence ATGGAAAGAATGGGTTTAAATGAAATAAGAGAAGAATATCTAAAGTTTTTTGAAAGTAAAGCACATTTTAGATTACCAAGTTTTTCTTTAGTGCCTAAAAATGATAAAAGTTTACTTCTAATAAATGCAGGAATGGCGCCTTTAAAGCCTTATTTTACAGGTCTTCAAGTTCCACCAAGTAAACGGGTTACTACTTGTCAAAAGTGTGTAAGAACTGGAGATATTGAAAATGTAGGTAAAACTTCAAGACATGGTACTTTCTTTGAGATGATGGGAAATTTTTCTTTTGGAGATTATTTTAAAGAAGAAGTTATTCCTTGGGCTTGGGAATTTACTACAGAAGTTTTAAAATTACCTAAAGAGAAATTATATGTGACTATATATGAAGAGGACGATGAAGCCTTGGATATATGGGTAAATAAAACAGATGTAGATCCTAAAAGAATATTTAGATTAGGAAAAGAAGATAACTTTTGGGAACATGGATTAGGACCCTGTGGACCTTGTTCAGAAATTCATTTTGATAGAGGAGCAGGAGAGGTTAAAACTTCAGAGGAGTTTGTAAAAGCTAGTGATGAAGATAAAATAGTAGAATTTTGGAATTTAGTATTTACTCAGTTTGATAAGGATGAAGAAGGAAATTATAACAGACTTGTCAATCCTAATATAGATACAGGCATGGGACTTGAAAGAATGGCTACTATAATGCAAAATGTGGATAGTATATTTGAAGTTGATACAATAAAATCTGTATTAGACCAAGTGTGTAAACTTTCAGGAGCTAATTATAAAGAGGATAGGGTAAAAGATATATCTATAAGAATAATAACAGATCATATAAGAAGTATTACTTTTATGATAAGCGATGGTATATTACCTTCTAATGAAGGAAGGGGATATGTTCTTAGAAGACTTTTAAGAAGGGCTGCAAGACATGGAAAAACTTTAGGGATAAACAATACATTTTTGTATAACTTAACAGATATAGTTATACAAAATTGTTATAAAAATTATCCAGAATTAGAAGAAAAAAAAGAATATATAAAGAAAGTTATAAAACTAGAAGAAGAAAGATTTGATGAAACTATAGATGCTGGTATGCAAATATTAAATGATTATATAAAAGAAGTTAAGAATAATAATCATAAAGTTCTTTCAGGAGATAAAGCTTTCAAACTATATGATACTTATGGATTCCCAGTAGAATTAACGGAAGAAATCTTAGAAGAGCAAGATATAAAAATAGACAAAGAAGGCTTTAATAAAGAAATGAAGGAGCAAAGAGAAAGGGCTAGATCCGCTAGAGAAGAAACTAATTATATGGGTGCAGAAGATACTATATTAAATAAAATAGATTTAAGTATAAATACACAATTTGAAGGTTACGATAAATTAGAACTTAAATCAAAAGTAGTTTTAATTGTAAAAAATGAAGAGTTTAAAAATCAGATTGAAAAAGGAAATAAAGGGGTAATAGTAACTTATAATACTCCATTTTATGCAGAAATGGGTGGTCAAATAGGAGATACAGGTACTATATATAATGATAATTTTAAAGCAGAGGTTTTAGATTGCAAAAAAAATATATCAGGAAAAATACTTCATTTCGTAAAAGTCTTAGAGGGAAAAGTAGGTTTAGAGGACGAGGTTATTTTAAAAGTAAATGAAGAAAGAAGAAACAGCATAAGAAAAAATCATACAGCAACCCATATATTACATGCTGCCTTGATAAAAGTGGTAGGAGATCATGTACAGCAATCAGGTTCCTATGTGGATGATGAAAGATTAAGATTTGATTTTAGCCATTTTGAAGCAGTATCAGAGACTGAATTAAAAGAAGTAGAAAAGATAGTAAATAAAGAGATAATGAAAGCTAATGTTGTAAATACTAAAGTAATGAACATAGGAGAAGCAAAAGAACAGGGGGCTATTGCATTATTCGACAATAAATATAAGGATGATGTTAGAGTAGTTTCTGTAGGAGAGTTTAGTAAAGAATTATGTGGTGGAACTCATGTAGGCAATAGTGGTGAAATTGGAATGTTTAAAATAGTTTCAGAGGCAGGGGTTGCAGCTGGTATAAGAAGAATAGAGGCAGTAACAGGCTTTAAAGCTATGGAATATGTAAATCATAAAAATGACATATTAAAAGACGCAGCTCAAATATTAAAATGCAATGAAAAAGAATTATTAAACAAATTAAGTCATCAAGTTTTAGAAATGAAAGAAAAAGAAAAGGAAATAGACGCTTTAAAATTAAAACTAGCAAGTGGTGCAGAGGATGAAATATTAAATAACATAAAAGAAATAAAAGGTGTTAAAGTAGCAGCAGCGGCAGTGAAGGATATAGATGGAAATGCCCTAAGAGATTTAGGAGATAAAATAAGAGATAATATGCAAAGTGGAGTAGTTGTTCTAGGAAGTAACTATAAAGGTAAAGTTTTATTTGTTGCTATGGCAACTAAAGATACAGTAGCTAAGGGAGTACATTGTGGAAAGATAATTAAAGAGGTTGCAACTATAGCCGGTGGTGGCGGAGGTGGAAGACCAGACATGGCACAAGCAGGAGGTAAAGATCCAAATAAATTAGAAGAGGCCATAAAAACAGTAGAAACTGTAGTGGAAAGTTTAGTTAAATAG